From the genome of Podospora bellae-mahoneyi strain CBS 112042 chromosome 2, whole genome shotgun sequence:
GAAAACAGACCCTTCTGGGTGTGTATCGTCCAGCAACCGAAAGACTCCCTCGCCGAGGCCTTTGAAGGATGCGCTCGGCGCCTGCCCGTGAGTCCCCCTCGCGCCTGTGTCATAGACCTTCAGCTTCCCTTCTGAAAGTTGCTTGGCAACCTTGGAGTAAATCCCTTCTCCGCCAACCAACAAGGGGCCTTCGACAGACCTAGTCCCATCCGCAAAAATGGCTTGTACCCCGTCTTCAGTGACTTCATAGCCCGTCATATGCTTGCCCCACTCAATGTTGTCCTCGCAACCTTGGGCAAATATTCTTCGCATGTCCCCCCTGGAAATCCCAATCGTTTTGCCTCTCCCTGTCACGATACTAGTGTCGGTGGGACCAAGTGATGCTCGATCTGCTCTCCAGTCACGGCGTTAAACGATGCAAATCCGAGTCCGCCCGTCTTGCCACAGGTGTCCCAGAATTGTTGCCAAGTCTCGGGATCCAAGACGGCCTGGATGGCATCCAAGCCTTCAGAAGATAAGCGAAGCCGGTAACCCTGAGCACGAAAATCAAATGAAGCATCTCGTTCAAAGACCCTGTAGGGAATACCGGAGAGTCTCAGCGACTGTGCTAATAAGAGGGAGGCGATGCCCGCACCAGCGATAAGGATGGGTTTTCTGTCGGTCATTGTTGGCGGTGCACCTCTGTTTCAAGGATGCAGGTACCTAAGGAAGAGAGCCGATATTCGAGAGTCTGGGAGCAGGCATGCTCTTGTAGATCAAATCACGCCCTGAGCATTTGTTGGAGTCGTCTACATGTCGGTGAGCCCCTCTACTTGCTGCATGCCATTATTAATGTGTCAATAAATTCAGATATGGGCTGACAAATTGTGGCAATCGCGTAATGGCCATTGCTGGTACACGATAAGCCTGAGATCGGACGAATGTACCTTCTTGTGGCTTTGCACCTGACCTCTTCGACACATTATGAAAATAAAGGAATATAGAATAAGATTGAAtagcaaaaacaccaaagcATACTTCAATCCTAGACTGGCAGAATGTTCTTTTCCACCGAATTGTAGTGGCTGGTCCATGTTCATAACCCTCATGGATTTATCTTCCAAGTCAAGGTATCAGATTAAAAGCcaccaaagagaaaagagactGGACCGGGTATCCACTTACACCCGACGCCCTGGCGCTTTCCCTCTTTCAACCACACGGCAGAACTTTTGACCGACGGCATTTGCAAGGGCCTTGTGGTGGGATTAGTTTCGGGGCTCACAAGAAGCTTCGTCATCTTGATCAACAGAACTCGCCCAGCCACATTCCTTCGTTTTGTCAATTCGCCCACACCATACTCGCAACCACCCAACTGCACGCAACGATAACTCATCATGTCTACTAGAGCCCTTGTTGTCGGCGGTACGAACGGTATCGGATATGCCATAGCATGCCGAATCGCCATCGACAACCCGTCATCCACTGTGATCATCAGCGGTCGCAATAAGCCAGCCATGATTCCTCACCCCAACATCGAGTTCCTTGCTGTTGACGCCTCATCCATGCTTCAAATCAAGCAGTACACAGACAAAATCATAACTTCCCACAGGGCCCAGAAGCTCGATTTTCTCATCATGACGCAGGGTATTTTCACCATGGCCGGCCGTACAGAAACCACCGAGGGCATTGACAACAAGATGGCTCTCCACTACTATGGCAAACAGCTTCTCATCAGAGAACTTCTCCCAGTGCTGAAAGATAATGCCAGGGTGATAATTGTCCTGGATGGCAAAAACGGTGCCCCAGCGAAGCTGGACTGGAACGATCTGGATTTGAAAAGGACTTACAGCTTGCCCAGTGCTGCCTACCACTGCATCTCGATGAATGATTCCATGATCCAGTTCCACGCcgcacagcaacagcagaacGGCAACTCAAAAAGGCACTTTGTTCATGTCTACCCCGGCGTGGTGGCGTCCAACATCATGGCGGGCCTGCCTTGGTATCTGCGCGGGCCATCTCAGAtcctgatgaagatggcagcGGTGTCAACAGACACATGTGCTGAGTATTTGTTGCAAGGAGTATCTGAGGTCACCcagaaggccgagaaggagggaaggtTTTGGAGCAACATTGATCAGAAAGGGCGAGCGGTACCAGATAAGGCAATCTGGGCTGAGGAGCAGCTGAAGTCAGTATCTGACCACACCTGGACTTTGATTGACAGTGCACTTAAGTGTACTGCCTGAGCTATTCTCGCGTGGCAGATT
Proteins encoded in this window:
- a CDS encoding hypothetical protein (EggNog:ENOG503NZZA; COG:S); translation: MSTRALVVGGTNGIGYAIACRIAIDNPSSTVIISGRNKPAMIPHPNIEFLAVDASSMLQIKQYTDKIITSHRAQKLDFLIMTQGIFTMAGRTETTEGIDNKMALHYYGKQLLIRELLPVLKDNARVIIVLDGKNGAPAKLDWNDLDLKRTYSLPSAAYHCISMNDSMIQFHAAQQQQNGNSKRHFVHVYPGVVASNIMAGLPWYLRGPSQILMKMAAVSTDTCAEYLLQGVSEVTQKAEKEGRFWSNIDQKGRAVPDKAIWAEEQLKSVSDHTWTLIDSALKCTA